Proteins from a genomic interval of Capsicum annuum cultivar UCD-10X-F1 chromosome 4, UCD10Xv1.1, whole genome shotgun sequence:
- the LOC107868137 gene encoding 2-alkenal reductase (NADP(+)-dependent), protein MAEEVSNKQVILKHYVTGYPKEPDMEIKNGTIKLKVPEGSNAVLLKNLYLSCDPYMRSRMQKKEGSYVDSFTPGSPITGYGVAKVLESGDSNFKKGDLVWGMTGWEEYSIFTAIHTLFKIHDKDVPLSYYTGILGELFDLLNIIITRMLNLLCVWLI, encoded by the exons ATGGCAGAAGAAGTGAGCAACAAACAGGTGATTCTAAAACACTATGTGACTGGTTATCCCAAGGAACCGGACATGGAAATCAAGAATGGCACCATTAAACTGAAAGTTCCAGAAGGTTCTAATGCTGTCCTTTTGAAGAATCTTTACTTGTCATGTGACCCTTACATGCGTTCCCGCATGCAGAAAAAAGAGGGTAGCTATGTCGACTCCTTCACTCCTGGCTCT CCTATCACTGGATACGGAGTGGCTAAAGTTTTGGAATCTGGTGATTCAAACTTCAAGAAAGGTGACTTAGTTTGGGGAATGACTGGATGGGAGGAATATAGTATTTTTACAGCTATTCACACTCTGTTTAAAATCCATGACAAGGATGTGCCTCTTTCCTACTATACAGGAATCCTTGGTGAGTTATTCGATCTTCTCAATATAATCATTACAAGAATGCTGAACCTATTGTGTGTCTGGTTAATATAG
- the LOC107868136 gene encoding uncharacterized protein LOC107868136 — protein MDFGCKGKPIIKMLEDIKIKVMDRLKDLAVHGEKWTENFCPYAMELYNDFKIIARDCHVQANGDLGYEVVEGIDRHVVSLASKKCTCRTWDLTGIPCPHAIKAFQHDKQEPEDEIHQWYSKDTYILLYQHKIQPVRGEKFWKVHPSHAMEPPGIHKMVGRSKVFRVRKKNEARKREGLWSKSRKGLKMTCGHCSATSHNLRTYPIISFMFLSYYLCCCLLTI, from the exons ATGGATTTTGGCTGCAAGGGCAAGCCAATAATTAAGATGTTGGAAGATATCAAAATCAAG GTCATGGATAGGTTGAAAGATCTTGCAGTGCACGGTGAAAAGTGGACAGAAAACTTTTGTCCATATGCCATGGAGTTGTATAATGATTTCAAAATCATTGCCCGAGATTGTCATGTTCAAGCTAATGGAGACTTAGGGTATGAGGTAGTTGAGGGTATTGATAGGCATGTTGTGAGTCTTGCAAGTAAGAAATGCACATGTAGGACATGGGATTTGACAGGAATACCATGTCCTCATGCCATTAAAGCTTTTCAACATGATAAACAAGAACCAGAGGATGAGATACACCAGTGGTATTCAAAAGATACTTATATATTGCTGTAccaacataaaatacaaccagTTAGGGGTGAGAAATTCTGGAAAGTTCATCCTTCACATGCTATGGAGCCACCAGGAATACATAAAATGGTTGGTAGATCAAAAGTTTTTAGAGTAAGGAAGAAAAATGAGGCAAGGAAGAGAGAGGGATTGTGGTCAAAAAGTCGAAAGGGGCTGAAAATGACATGTGGCCATTGCAGTGCAACAAGTCACAATTTAAGGACATATCCTATAATAAGTTTCATGTTCCttagttattatttatgttgttgtCTACTAACTATTTAA